The following are from one region of the Rhizobium sullae genome:
- a CDS encoding ABC transporter ATP-binding protein → MAERSLLRVENLTTQFELPAKGFFKPPVMLTAVNNVSFDLKEGRTLGIVGESGCGKSTLGRSILRLLRSQKGRILWQGRNLLDLSDEEMRAARRDMQIIFQDPIASLDPRMTVGDIIAEPLTVFEPKLSKAQRLERVREIMSAVGLVPEMINRYPHEFSGGQAQRIGIARAVVTRPKLIICDEPVSALDVSIQGQVITLLRKLRKEFGLTLIFISHDLSVVRLISDDVLVLYLGKVVEAGDCQTVFEHPAHPYTQALFSAAPIPDPKLARQRTRIRLQGDPPSPLNPPKGCVFSPRCWKATDICRTEMPPTEHVRPGQTAACYHMDR, encoded by the coding sequence ATGGCTGAACGATCGCTGCTGAGGGTCGAGAACCTGACGACCCAGTTCGAACTGCCCGCGAAGGGCTTCTTCAAGCCGCCGGTGATGCTGACGGCGGTCAATAATGTCAGCTTCGACCTGAAGGAGGGCCGCACACTCGGAATCGTCGGCGAATCCGGTTGCGGAAAATCCACGCTCGGCCGCTCCATCCTGCGGCTCCTGCGCTCGCAGAAAGGCCGAATACTCTGGCAAGGCCGCAACCTGCTGGACCTCTCGGATGAGGAGATGCGTGCTGCACGCCGCGACATGCAGATCATCTTCCAGGATCCGATCGCATCACTCGACCCGCGTATGACGGTCGGCGACATCATCGCTGAACCGCTAACGGTCTTCGAGCCGAAACTTTCCAAAGCGCAGCGCCTCGAACGTGTACGCGAGATCATGAGCGCCGTCGGCCTCGTGCCGGAAATGATCAACCGCTACCCGCATGAGTTCTCCGGCGGCCAGGCACAGCGCATCGGCATCGCCCGCGCGGTTGTGACAAGGCCGAAGCTCATCATCTGCGACGAGCCGGTGTCGGCGCTGGACGTGTCGATCCAGGGGCAGGTCATCACGCTCCTGCGCAAGCTCCGCAAGGAGTTCGGCCTGACGCTGATCTTCATCAGCCACGACCTTTCCGTCGTGCGGCTGATCTCGGACGACGTGCTCGTGCTCTATCTCGGCAAGGTGGTGGAAGCTGGCGATTGCCAAACGGTCTTCGAACATCCCGCGCATCCTTATACGCAGGCACTGTTTTCGGCCGCCCCCATCCCCGATCCGAAGCTTGCCCGCCAGCGCACACGCATCCGCCTACAGGGCGATCCGCCCTCGCCGCTGAACCCGCCGAAGGGCTGCGTCTTCTCGCCCCGCTGCTGGAAGGCGACGGACATCTGCCGGACGGAAATGCCGCCGACCGAGCATGTGCGTCCGGGCCAAACGGCAGCCTGCTACCACATGGATCGGTAA
- a CDS encoding sugar kinase has protein sequence MSGRFLSIGECMVELSQAGGGLLRKGFAGDTLNTAWYARACMQPAWSVDYFTALGDDPMSDEMIAFFEEAGIGTKLIRRIKGKAPGLYLINLRNGERFFSYWRENSAARQLAADPDRLREAIEGSDVVYFSGITLAILPREDADTLLAETRRAKAAGKFVVFDPNIRPRLWASYDVMHTTISEGARSSSLVMPSFEDEALHFGDDSIEATVHRYRALGAPNVAIKNGAEGVTLNFAGQQNFVPAEKVKEVVDTTSAGDSFNGSFLAKYLETKDPVASAHFAAKVAARVVSEHGALVAKDKLGL, from the coding sequence TTGAGCGGACGGTTCTTATCGATCGGAGAGTGCATGGTGGAGCTTTCGCAGGCAGGCGGCGGCCTGCTGAGAAAAGGCTTCGCCGGCGATACGCTGAACACCGCCTGGTATGCCCGCGCCTGCATGCAGCCGGCCTGGAGCGTCGACTATTTCACCGCGCTCGGCGATGACCCCATGTCGGACGAGATGATCGCCTTCTTCGAGGAAGCTGGCATCGGCACAAAGCTCATTCGCCGCATCAAGGGCAAGGCGCCTGGCCTTTACTTGATCAACCTCAGGAATGGCGAGCGCTTCTTCAGCTACTGGCGCGAGAACTCCGCCGCCCGGCAGCTCGCCGCCGATCCCGATCGGTTGCGCGAGGCGATCGAAGGCTCGGACGTCGTCTATTTCTCGGGCATCACGCTCGCCATCTTGCCGCGCGAAGATGCCGACACGCTGCTGGCCGAAACCCGCCGCGCCAAGGCCGCGGGAAAGTTCGTCGTCTTCGATCCGAACATCCGCCCGCGCCTCTGGGCGAGCTATGACGTCATGCACACGACGATCAGCGAAGGCGCCCGCTCCTCCTCTCTCGTCATGCCGAGTTTCGAAGACGAGGCCTTGCATTTCGGCGACGACTCCATCGAAGCCACGGTCCACCGCTACCGCGCGCTCGGCGCGCCGAACGTCGCGATCAAGAACGGCGCAGAAGGCGTTACGCTGAACTTCGCCGGCCAGCAGAACTTCGTGCCGGCCGAAAAGGTCAAGGAGGTTGTCGACACCACCAGCGCCGGCGACAGCTTCAACGGCTCATTCCTGGCCAAATATCTCGAGACGAAGGATCCGGTCGCCAGCGCCCATTTCGCAGCGAAGGTTGCCGCGCGCGTCGTCAGCGAACATGGTGCGCTGGTCGCGAAGGACAAGCTCGGACTGTAG